One Bombina bombina isolate aBomBom1 chromosome 5, aBomBom1.pri, whole genome shotgun sequence DNA segment encodes these proteins:
- the LOC128660001 gene encoding oocyte zinc finger protein XlCOF6-like, with protein MNSYVLDKHMNSSYQPFTTASIRMIPQTPKCLDTNDYSQTLGKSQQIFKEDGELAGTGQQSLCTESNLVIKQEDKNYALSSEIIIPEDKPQTFTEFLKHFEEEKSLQSSQMIHTKEKHFKCTECEKSFRYKSHLLEHHSIHTGEKPNTYTEGVKCFIQMTKRLAHERTHIGEKSFSCTECGKSFTQKSDLKKHERIHTGEKPFTCTECGKCFTEKSSLRKHERIHTGEKPFTCAECGKSFTEKRNLKKHERIHTGEKPFTCTECGKGFTEKSSLRKHERIHTGEKPFTCAECGKSFTRMCNLKRHEQSHTGEKPFTCTECGISFTQISSLTNHERIHTGEKPFTCTECGISFTQISSLTNHERIHTGGKPFTCTECGKSFTEKSDLKRHERIHTGEKPFTCTECGISFTQISSLTNHERIHTGEKPFTCTECGISFTQISSLTNHERIHTGEKPFTCTECGISFTQISSLTNHERIHTGEKLFTCTECGKGFTDKGNLRKHEMIHTGEKPFICTECGKCFTEKSDLKRHERIHTGEKPFTCTECGISFTRKSDLKNHERSHTGEKPFTCTECGKSFTDKGNLRKHERSHTGEKPFACTECGKSFTWKSDLKNHERSHTGEKPFTCTECGKSFTEKRNLKKHERSHTGEKSFTCTECGKGFTEKSSLRKHERIHTGEKPFTCTECGISFTQMCNLKRHEQSHTGEKPFTCTECLISFAQISSLTNHERIHTGEKPFTCTECGISFTQISSLTNHERIHTGEKPFTCTQCGKSFTEKSSLRKHERIHTGEKPFTCTECGNSFTQMSNLRKHERIHKGRNLPHV; from the exons atgaactcctatgtgttag acaaacacatgaataGTTCATATCAACCCTTCACTACagcaagcatcagaatgataccacagACTCCAAAATGTTTAGACACTAATgattattcacaaacattggggaaatcacagcagatatttaaagaagatggtgaattggcaggaactgggcagcaatcattatgtacagagagtaatttagtcatcaaacaagaggacaagaattatgccttatctagtgaaattattatccctgaggataagccacaaacatttactgagtttttaaaacattttgaagaagagaaaagtctacagtctagccaaatgattcatacaaaggagaaacatttcaaatgtacagaatgtgagaaaagctttagatataAGTCTCATCTCCTAGAACACCACAgcattcacacaggtgagaagccAAACACATATACTGAGGGTGTCAAATGTTTTATACAAATGACAAAACGTCTAGCTCATGAAAGGACCCACATTGGGGAGAAATCATTTagctgtacagagtgtggaaaaagttttacacaaaagagtgatctgaaaaagcatgaaaggattcacacaggagaaaagccattcacatgtacagagtgtggaaaatgttttacagaaaagagttctctgagaaaacatgaaaggattcacacaggagaaaagcctttcacatgtgcagagtgtggaaaaagttttacagaaaagagaaatctcaaaaagcatgaaaggattcacacaggagaaaagcctttcacatgtacagagtgtggaaaaggttttacagaaaagagtagtctgagaaaacatgaaaggattcacacaggagaaaagcctttcacatgtgcagagtgtggaaaaagttttacacgtatGTGTAATCTTAAAAGGCATGaacagagtcacacaggagaaaagcctttcacatgtacagagtgtggaataagttttacacaaataagtagtctgacaaatcatgaaaggattcacacaggagaaaagcctttcacatgtacagagtgtggaataagttttacacaaataagtagtctgacaaatcatgaaaggattcacacaggaggaaagcctttcacatgtacagagtgtggaaaaagttttacagaaaagagtgatctgaaaaggcatgaaaggattcacacaggggaaaagccattcacatgtacagagtgtggaataagttttacacaaataagtagtctgacaaatcatgaaaggattcacacaggagaaaagccttttacatgtacagagtgtggaataagttttacacaaataagtagtctgacaaatcatgaaaggattcacacaggggaaaagccttttacatgtacagagtgtggaataagttttacacaaataagtagtctgacaaatcatgaaaggattcacacaggagaaaagcttttcacatgtacagagtgtggaaaaggttttacagatAAGGgtaatctgagaaaacatgaaatgattcacacaggagaaaagcctttcatatgtacagagtgtggaaaatgttttacagaaaagagtgatctgaaaaggcatgaaaggattcacacaggggaaaagccttttacatgtacagagtgtggaataaGTTTTACAcggaagagtgatctgaaaaatcatgaaagaagtcacacaggagaaaagccttttacatgtacagagtgtggaaaaagttttacagataagggtaatctgagaaaacatgaaagaagtcacacaggagaaaagccttttgcatgtacagagtgtggaaaaagttttacatggaagagtgatctgaaaaatcatgaaagaagtcacacaggagaaaagcctttcacatgtacagagtgtggaaaaagttttacagaaaagagaaatctcaaaaagcatgaaaggagtcacacaggagaaaagtctttcacatgtacagagtgtggaaaaggttttacagaaaagagtagtcttagaaaacatgaaaggattcacacaggagaaaagcctttcacatgtacagagtgtggaataagttttacacaaatgtgtaatctgaaaaggcatgaacagagtcacacaggagaaaagcctttcacatgtacagagtgtctAATAAGTTTTGCACAAATAAGTAGTCTgacaaatcatgaaaggattcacacaggagaaaagcctttcacatgtacagagtgtggaataagttttacacaaataagtagtctgacaaatcatgaaaggattcacacaggagaaaagcctttcacatgtacacagtgtggaaaaagttttacagaaaagagtagtctgagaaaacatgaaaggattcacacaggggagaagcctttcacatgtacagagtgtggaaatagctttacacaaatgagtaatctgagaaaacatgaaaggattcacaagggaagaaaccttccacacgtttag